A portion of the Oncorhynchus gorbuscha isolate QuinsamMale2020 ecotype Even-year linkage group LG19, OgorEven_v1.0, whole genome shotgun sequence genome contains these proteins:
- the LOC124005811 gene encoding myelin protein zero-like protein 2 has translation MLFGGMVGTPQGSGQLGRLRTPFPMCVKRFYLLVLFSGLATSGVLPVSGMRVYTSGEVEAVNGTDVRLKCTFQSSSPITPATLTVSWSFRPLEPGREESVFYYHERPYPPPEGRFHKRATWAGDIMGRDASIVVREVKFTYNGTFSCQVKNPPDVHGNAGEVKLTVVTTASFSEIVILAVAIGGAIMLMVILLVIIMSIRQCLKKRQEEWVEELPRRERKDPTVW, from the exons ATGTTATTCGGGGGGATGGTGGGGACTCCACAAGGGTCTGGTCAATTGGGTCGACTCCGGACACCTTTTCCAATGTGCGTAAAACGGTTTTATCTCCTCGTTCTCTTTTCCGGACTAGCAACTTCAG GCGTGTTACCGGTCAGTGGGATGAGAGTGTACACGTCGGGGGAGGTGGAGGCGGTGAACGGCACAGATGTGCGGCTGAAATGTACCTTCCAGAGCAGCTCGCCCATCACCCCAGCAACGCTCACTGTCTCATGGAGCTTCCGCCCCCTCGAACCTGGCCGTGAGGAGTCA GTGTTCTACTACCATGAGAGGCCTTACCCTCCCCCAGAAGGGCGTTTCCATAAGCGGGCGACATGGGCGGGTGATATCATGGGGCGGGACGCCTCCATCGTGGTGCGTGAGGTCAAGTTCACCTACAACGGGACGTTCAGCTGCCAGGTGAAGAACCCTCCGGACGTCCACGGCAATGCGGGGGAGGTGAAACTGACCGTGGTCACCACAG CCTCCTTCTCTGAGATTGTCATTCTGGCTGTAGCCATCGGGGGCGCCATCATGCTGATGGTCATCCTCCTCGTCATCATCATGTCAATAAGGCAATGTCTCAagaagagacaggaggagtggGTGGAGGAACTGCCtcgcagagagagaaaggacccTACAGTGTGGTAa